The sequence tttGTGCAAGGTGCTCTTATTGATATGTATGCTAAATGTAAGAGCGTGGAATATGCAcgtcaagtgtttgacaaaatgcctgaaagaGATATTGTCTCGTGGAATGCAATGGTTGCCGGAAATGTGCAAAATGAGAGTATAACAGAAGCCCTTAGACTCTTTTGTGAAATGAAGCAGGCTTTTACGCTTCCAAACCAGTTCACATTTGCGATTATTCTCAAAGCCTGCGCCGATAGTCTATTTCTAGAACTAGGAAAGGTAGTCCACGCCAATGTGATTACATCACAACTTGATCTGGATGTGCCTTTATGGAATGCTCTTATTGACATGTATGTAAATTGTGGAAAGATAGACGATGCATTTCGTGTGTTCAATAGAATGCCTGAACGAGACCTTGTGTCGTGGAATGCAATTTTAGCAGGGTATGTTCAGAATGGGTATGATAAAAAGGCGCTGGACCTTTTCAGACAAATGCAAATGGCAGAACTGAAGTTTGATGAGTTCACCATTGCTACTGTTTTCAGGATATGTGATAACTTAGTTTGTATAGAACAGGGTATGCAGGTCCACGCCCTTGTCATTAAAACTGGATTTCAAGCTAATCTCTATGTGGGAACAACACTTATTGATATGCTTGTAACCTGTAGAAGGATGGATTATGCAATCAAAGTATTCAGTGAAATTCCCAAACGAGATTTGATATTATGGGGTGTGCTTATTGCCGCATATGCTCACCAGGGTGATGGTGACAAAGCTCTGGAACTCTTTTATCAAATGCAACAGCTAGGCTTGAAGCCCGACGAGTTTATATTTTGCAGTGTTCTAAAGGCATGTGCAAACCTTGCGATATTGGAACAAGGAAAGCAAATCCATGTGCACATCCTGCATTCTGGATTTGAATCTAATGCCATTGTGGGTATCAGTCTTATTGATATGTATGCAAAAGTTGGGAATATAAAGGATGCTTGTATTGCATTTAGGGAAATGCCCAGAGAAGATgttacctcatggaatgcaatgataaGTGGACTTACTCAGCATGGGCATGGTAGACAGGCTCTGGAACTCTTTAGAGAAATGCAAGATGCTGGGATAAAGCCAGATCATGTTACTTTTGTTGGTATTCTCAATGCTTGCAGTCATTTAGGCCTAGTGGATGAAGGTTGTTACTACTTTGATCATATGAACCAAGCCCACGGAATCATTCCTAGAGTAGAACACTATGCATGCATGGTTGATCTTCTTAGCCGGGCTGGGCTTCTGGAAGAGGCTGAGTGTTTTGTCAAGTTGATGCCATTCAAACCCAGTCCTGCAGTGTGGCGGACTCTGCTTGCTGCATGCCGAATTCATGGCAACATGGAGCTTGGAGAACGTGTTTCAGAATCTCTGTTTGCGATGGACATAAAAGATTCTGCAACTTATGTGTTACTCTCAAATCTCTATGCTGCTGAAGGCAGGTGGAATGATGCAGCGAAGGTgaggaaaatgatgagtgatagggAAGTGAGCAAAGAGGCAGGGGTTAGCTGGATTGAGATTAAGAGCAAGGTTCATGTATTTTGTGTTGGGCACTAAGAAAATCTACAAGGAGAAGTGATCATTTCAAACTATGGGAAGA is a genomic window of Cryptomeria japonica chromosome 7, Sugi_1.0, whole genome shotgun sequence containing:
- the LOC131057950 gene encoding pentatricopeptide repeat-containing protein At2g33680 yields the protein MCKIGLPQQALRKPLTWVCLNMYVPVLQSAATRREVAKGKCIHAHIIKMGYEPNIFVDNNLANMYSKCGFLKDARQVFDRMSKRSVVSWNGIIAGYIRYSQYDEAMELFYQMLQRGLQPSEFTFGSLLKGVAAAALKEGGKHLHALVVTFGFEFDLFVQGALIDMYAKCKSVEYARQVFDKMPERDIVSWNAMVAGNVQNESITEALRLFCEMKQAFTLPNQFTFAIILKACADSLFLELGKVVHANVITSQLDLDVPLWNALIDMYVNCGKIDDAFRVFNRMPERDLVSWNAILAGYVQNGYDKKALDLFRQMQMAELKFDEFTIATVFRICDNLVCIEQGMQVHALVIKTGFQANLYVGTTLIDMLVTCRRMDYAIKVFSEIPKRDLILWGVLIAAYAHQGDGDKALELFYQMQQLGLKPDEFIFCSVLKACANLAILEQGKQIHVHILHSGFESNAIVGISLIDMYAKVGNIKDACIAFREMPREDVTSWNAMISGLTQHGHGRQALELFREMQDAGIKPDHVTFVGILNACSHLGLVDEGCYYFDHMNQAHGIIPRVEHYACMVDLLSRAGLLEEAECFVKLMPFKPSPAVWRTLLAACRIHGNMELGERVSESLFAMDIKDSATYVLLSNLYAAEGRWNDAAKVRKMMSDREVSKEAGVSWIEIKSKVHVFCVGH